The Zingiber officinale cultivar Zhangliang chromosome 2A, Zo_v1.1, whole genome shotgun sequence genomic sequence TAGCAAAGCAGGGGAGGCACTCGGCGCTCGGGCACAGTGGCGGGAGCAGAAGGAGCCACCTCCTTCTTCCGAGTGGATTAAGCTTCTTTGACGTTGATGTATTTGGTGGCTTGTCCGAGTAGATGATCAAAATCCCTTGGAGGTTTCTTAACGAGGGATCAGAAAAACTAGCCAACTGTGAGCCTTTGAGAAAAGACACTTACTAAAATCTCTAGGGTGGCTAAGGGGGCGTCCATGACCActtggttaattttttttatgtataccCTTAGCAGCTCATTGGACCCTTACTTGAGAGAAAAAAAGGCTTAATTTCATCTTATGATAACGACGACTACTAGCAAAGTAATGTGGAAAAGCTTTgcgaaagtctttgaaatagcatATGGACTTGGTCGGGAGTCGCTTGAACCACCTTTGCGCAGAGCCAGACAAGGTCATGAGAAACACTCGGGACTTGACCCCATCCGTATACTGATGGAGAATAGCCGCCTTTTCAAATTTGAGTAAGTGATCCTCCGGGTCAGTCGCCCTTCCATATTCTTCGATCGTGTGAGGTCAAAAATGAGTCGGCAGTTTATCCTCCAAGATTTCATGGGAGAACGACATGCTCTCCCATTCAGGGGAGCTACTGGTCACTGGGGCTTTTCCTTTTCGATGGTCCCGAGTGGGTGCATTTTCAAAGGACCATCCTTGAAGCTACTCTACTTGGCCTATTTCATCAAGGGGTGTACGAAATAATGCCGGTGATATGCTATCGGTGATGGGGGCACGACCAAGAGGCTGGTTGGATGTACAGGCCACTTGTAGGAAGGCAGCAGGGGAGGCTAAATTGGCTAGAACCCGGTCAGGCCTTCCACTCGAGTAGCTTACTCGGTCTGATGATCGGTCACAGACACGACGGGCTCGTTCGAAAGATGGCCATCAGTCGCTGCTTGCTACTACTACACCATTCCAACAACTTGGGTGGTTATCAATAGTTCTAAATCTTCCTACAACAGTATTACAGTGGTGAGTCATCCAGTCTCATTCATCCTCATGTTTTAGATGCAGGCGAATAtgttcccacagatgacgccaaatATGATCATGTCTGAAATTGGTGGAGATAAAAGGCTAGATACGTGGTTTAGATATTGATTTCTTGAagatttcaatttatcaaaagcgGCTTCAAGCGGTCCTACGTGTCATAAGGAACGTTAGTGATCGAGTTAGGGAAGGGGTCCTTGACATAGACCCTTCAACGCTCAAGTCAATGATCGAGTCAAGTAGAGGAACAGTAGCTATGAGTGTAAAAATACGTAGCATCGCGTACCTCCGTCTGTAGAAGGAGACCCCTTTTATAGTATTACTGTTTGTCTGTGCACAAATCTCAAAGGGTGTCCAAAAAAGGACAAACCATAAAGATACTCTGACACCTTTTCCAAAATTGACCCGTAATCTTTAAGTTTagcaaagaggaagcttctaatGTATAGATTACATGTAGAATATTCGTTGTCCTTCATGGCATAAAGCACCAAAAAGGAATATGAGACCGTTGGAATGGGAGTCACTACCGGCTTACCCGTCCAACTGATAGAGCCTTCCCCATAACCCGTCGGCAGTCGCTTGGCCGATTGGACATATAGAAAGTCATCGGGGGCTCGCCCCTTATTTGGCCTATTAGTTTTAACGAAAGAGTTCAATCAGTTAGGACATCCATTCCTTCCAATTGGATCGTATTTTCGATCGGCTTGACTGATCAATCAAGCTATCTTGGAGAAATTTTGACCGTAGAGAGTGTTGACTCGTCTTAAGCTATTCATCCATATTGAGAGACTTACTGTCCGACCAGCCCGATGGTTCGGTCGGATAATCTCTTGGCCCAATGGTCCAACCGGTTAACCTCTAGGTCGTGATGATTGACTGCGTTGGTTTCAAATCTTGGCTTTGACCGCCATGTCAGTCGGTCCCCTAGACTTTAATCCGACTCGGGAAGTCCCACCTCAATCGTCCTATCAATGATATAGTAAAAGAAAACTATTGATTAGttataaaataattaactaaGACATACTTAGGTGGTGTTTGGTTcactcgtaggaatcagaatgaGAATGGGTATTATAGTATTatagaatgggaatgagtatgaaattgagtatcattcttaaaaataatatttgattagttgaatattttcaatcggaataaatctaaaatttctttttttacccatagaggaaaataagagaaaaattaaatgtgagagaaaaatatgatgaaaaagaaagtatgatgggaaaaaatgaagagaggaaaaCTATGGTGAGATAGAGCATGATAAGAGAGatagaggagagaaaaagtatgatgagagggaaagcgtgatgagaaaaaatgtgaagagattgaggagagacaaagtatgataaaagagaatgataagagagaaagtgtgttgagagagaaagtgtgataagaaaaatgaagagagagaagtgtgatgagagaaaatgaggagagggagtgtgatgagagagattgaggagagagaaagtgtgatgagagaaaatgaggagagagagtatggtaggagagattgaggagagagaaaagtgtgataaaagagaaaatatgatgaaagagaatgaagagagagaaaataaggaaagagtgTGGAGAAAATGATAGAGATTGTGTGATGAGAGGGAAATATgttgaaagagaaagtatgatgagagaatgaagagagagaaagtatgatgagagagaataaggagagagaaagtgaaatgatagaaaaattgaacaaatatattaaagatttttttgtccaaaacttaattttcattttcattcctATCAAAACCCAATGAAAAAGGTGAGTTTCATCGATACCCAAACTTTTAgatttcatttcaaaatcttgattccattcccatcaatcAAACATAAAGTTTAGGAATAAATCTATTCCCTCATTtctaaatccctaaatcaaacGTTACTTTATAATTTTACTGATTAGAATAttagaattttaataaattttcatcTATCTATAATCTATATAAAAACGACAGTGCCGCCGGTTCAACAATTTTATTGGACGGGAATCGTAACTGACCTAGCCTCTATCCGAAAATTAGATCAAGGGGTACCCAACTAGGTCCTTTGCTCAGGGACTAGATGTATTTGGTCCGTTGACCGTGTTTTATATCCGGATCTGCCATGGACAGTTTAGGTGATATTATTCTCTACTatctcattttattttattttattttattttatttatttatttatttatttttaagcaCGGGAGCAATCTCCCGATGAGTCCTTATCGCTCCGTCGTTCCAAGTGGGCTTCTGCCGTATCAGACATAATATCATTTCTTTGCCATCATGTTAGCTTCCGTCTATCATCATTATCATCGGCCGATGAGTCCTTATCACTCCGTCGTTCAAAGTAGGTAACACTGTTAAGACTGGCCATCACATTATCATCCCCGCAGATATCGTAAACAACATTTTTGCAGTCTTACGGATAGCTGCTCCACAAGTCTTGAGACTGTTGCATACTTGGCTGCAAGTTAATTACTGATTGGAACGTGGCATCAACTAAACTAAACGAGTGGGAGTAGGTTGTGAGACTTGGTCCAAGTAATTAATGGTTCGATTATCATTAAAGATAGGAGAAAGAGCACCGCAGATCAATTCCGAGGAAACACGTTATCGGAACAAAAAAAAATTCTGGCGAACAAGGCAGGCCCCATGTGCGAGGGTGTAAGTCAAGAGAGTTAGTTAATCTGACGGTTAAAATTAAAAAGGATCAATATTCAGAGCTAGTATAAGTATACTGGTTGATCGAATATTTTAACTGATCAGACTTCTGATTTGATCGGATTTTCAAATCCTTCCGGCTCAACATAATCCTGAGCAAAGCTCTTAGAAAGGTCATCAATTGGACCTTTTATCCAATCGGATTTTGAGTTCTCCCGGCTCGATAGAATCCCGAACCAAGTCATCAGAAGGATTGAATCCTCAAAAGAACTGAGTCCTCCAAGGGGCCGAGTCATTGGGATGCTCAGCACTCTTTAGCTGACCTGATCCGTTCAAGAATAAGGTCCAAACGGACATTAAAAGGGACTCGGCCAGACTATCGGCAAAGTGTATTAATGACCTACCAGATTAACGACATAATATTCTTTTTTGACATCTTGTGCAACCGTTGTTAGAGAATCAAGGGAATATGCTCCGCTCGAATCATACCCTGCAAAGCACTGAAATGATGGACCTATTTCAGAAGGTTGTCAGAACCGTCTATCATATTTTGGTAATGCATTAATATTCGTGTCGAGAAAAAAAGTAACACTATATAAGGGATCTCCACGTACAAGTACAGGTAAGTTTTGTCATCAGAGTTTAATGTTCATCATCTCTGCTCTCCGTTTTCTTCTTCCACTACTTgtctgacttgagtgtcagagttCCTACATCGGGATCCTTTCCTGGCCCAGTTATGAACGTTTTCTTCTCTAAGTTCTTATTTTTGCTACGAAGGATAGTCCGCAACATCAAATTCCTCTTGCTGGGAGTCTTCTCACAATCTATATCAAAATCATCTAACTAGCATACTATCGTTCTCGTCTTCAGATATGATCACTTACCTTATAATTAACAGTCTACTATAAAGTAACcctataatttaattttgtttacatAATTAATTCGGGGGACAGGAGGAGGTTAATCATTTTTTACTAAAGTCTGACTAGCATTTCTGGTCAGATTCCAAAACAAAGTTTCCTCTACGTAGACTTTGAACAGGAACAATTCGAGAGTCAAAATCAGAACAAAGATTCTGAATAAACTGCTCTATCTTTTTTATGAAATCTTCCCATATCTAACTataacaagaaaagaaaagattgATTAAACTGCACAGAATCGAACCAGAAATTTTCTGATTAACAAGGAaaagagaataaaagaaaaaaaaaaaaactctccatCTGTCGTTGCAGAGAAGAGAAGAATCTGTCTGTAACCAAAATTTCTGAAATTGACCGCCTACATCTCCGCGCACCTCGTCGGCGCGAAGCCCAGCCGGGAATTCTTCATGTCGTATAGGATGTGGAAGTTCTGCTGCAGGTAGTTTCCCAGAATGGAAAGCGGGGACTGCGGCATCGGCAGCACGGCGAGGCACATGATTTCCTCTGGCTCGAGCCGGATGAAGTAGTTCTCCGGCGGGAAGTTCCATACCGCACCGTCCGCGAAGAGGATGGCGAACTCCGGCACCTCCACCTTCCCTGCCCCTGACACATTGTAGCAGGGGTCGAGCACCGGGAAGTCGGTCACCGCTGGGTATTTCACCTTCTTCGTGAAGGCTTCTTTTATCCTCTCGTACGCCGGGGCGGCGAAGTAGCTCAGCGTGGTGCCGGAGTCTACGATAGTTCCGCCGCTGCTGTCCTTGGCTATGTCCCATGTCGTCGGTGGGATTGCCAGTTCCTCCCCGCCGACGAGGATGGACTTGATCTGGACGTAGTAGAAGGTTTCGACGGGGCTGTCCTTGCCGGCGACGAAGGTGGTGTAGTTCAAGAGTGGGTTGCGGGCGACGGTGTCGTCCTCGCCGAAGATGAGCTTGCTGCTGACGCTGAGGTCGCTGTTGCGGTCGACGAGGCAGTAGGAGAAGATGTCGCCGTAGAGCGAGCGGAGTTGGGAGGCGAAAGAAAGTTGGCCGCGGCCGAGGCCCAGCAGCCCCGCCGCGCCGTGGAAGAGCCCGCGGTTCCAGTGGCCGCACCCGAAGATGACGTCGTCCACCCGCCGGAACTCGCCGACGCCGGTGAGGTTCATGGTGAAGGTCTCGAGCGCGAGGTCCCCGGTCGTGTTGGAGCGGTCTCCGTACCAGTAGAAGTAGGGGCAGGGTCGGTCTTGGCCTGTGGCGGCGAGGCAGGGGCGGAGAGGGTCAGGCGAGGAGACGAGACCGCAGCGGCTGTCGCCGCAGCTGACGTTGCGgtaggaggaggaggcggcggggTCGTAAACAGGGCCGTGCTGCTCGAAGCAGTCGTAGCACGGGAGGCACTGAATCCAGTTGAGGTCGCTGCCGGTGTCGAGGATGAGCGAGAAATGGCGCGGCGGCGTGCCGACGAACACGTCGATGAAGTACTCGCCGGAACCGAGGGTGACGCCCGACTCGACCTGAGCCATCAGCCTCCCGGCAAGCTCCGGCGACTTCGCTAACGTCTCTTTCTGTCCGACCTCGATGCGGCTTTGGTCagcggtggcggcggcggcggcgatgcCGGACGCGGCGATTCGGTTCTTCTTCTCGGTAATCCTCCTAAAGAGGGTCTGAATCCTGAGACCGTCTCTAAGGCTGGAGTCTTCCAGCGCTTCCTTCTTGCTCCTCTCCGCCGCCTCCGCATCCCGGTGCTTGAGGTGAAGCTTCAAGGCCGGCGCCGCGCCGTCACGCTCATCGACATGCGACGCCCTGCTTTCTCCCCTGTCCCGGTCGCAGCTCGAGTCGCCGGAGGATGCGGCGGAGCCGAAACTCATGAAGTTGGCGGGCAATTCGATCCCATGAAGAGGCGTCCTATACGAAGCGGAGGAGCTCCGGTTGTAGACAATAGCGGACGAGTTCAACGGCTGCAGAAGACAACAGCAGCAAAATAGGAACCAAACGAGGATCCGACTGTCACAGGGAGCCATTTCAGACCTCGATGAGGGTTGCAGAGACGGGAAGAAGCAGAGCCGGAATTTATATCCCTTCTCTCATATTCTTCCACAAAGTCAGAATAAGGGAACATGGCAGGAAACGTAGATCTTTGAAAACGCGGATACGAAGAACGATAGTAATTTCCCCTGCCTCAGGCAAAGTATAATCTGGGTGTTCTTTGCTGATGTTACAGATTGTTATACTTTAATTCTTGATGCTTGAACTTTGAATCTTCTGCAAGTAAAAGCTTAGTTTAAATGATGCGACCCAGAGGCTGCTGACTTGGTCGTGGCTGACCACCGGCTTTGATTCCACCATTGTTTGTTCCTTTCTTTGTTTCTTTCAGTCGCCAGCGGTATCATGTGCGAGACTAGTCTCTTCTGTCATGGAACAGTTTAGTTTTAGTCCGGGTGAATAAAAATTAATTCTGTTAAATGGATCGAAATAAAAAATTCTGCTCCGTTAATTTGGAAAtttgctttatatatatatattaattattttaatttggtCGATTCGTTTTCAATATTAAAAATCCCAACATGGTTAAATCGATtggaattttaaaattcataatttcCGGTAATCCATCCTAACCTCTCCTTTTCTCCGGACTCCGCTTACCTCTTGAAGTCGAGATGAGATCTTCTGTTTCGAAAATGTCGTGTCCCCATGTCCCAGCGCCGATCGAACGAACTAAATCATATCTCAAGGATGCAGTGAAAATGTCATAATCGTCTGATCGACGCTGAGATATAGGGACACGATATtttcgggacagaggatctcatctcCTTGAAGTCACCTCTTCTTCTAACTTCTGATCGTCTCTCAAAGTTGAAGATCCTACTGATAGCCATTGTCGCCTTCAACTTGGCTTGCCTTTTCCCTGGGACTGCATTCATTCCCGATGAAGAAGGGTGAGTATTCGATTAATTTAGTTAACtcgattaatttaatattaattttgtataaattttttttattattattgtaaataaatttaattaattcagtatTAATCGAAATAATAGAttcgattaatttaattttaataaaattttaatttgattcaaTTAATAATACAATCAGATTAATTCATGAATCGAATTAATTGAATTCTCACCTTTATCGATGAGTACTAGCAAGACGAGTCTCGCAGGACATCTACTAGTTCAACAACGAGAAGGGAAGCTGAGATGGGCGTGAGGCTGTAGGGCTCTTCTACCTCGAGGAGATTTGATCTCATGCAGAGGCCAGAGTGGAAGAGGTGTATGACGTGGCAGAAGGGGATATTTTTGGCCGGCGGAATACAGAGTTGGGAGAAAAGGAGAGCAGAGAGAGGGTATTATGGGCTGATGGTGATTGCTGGTATCGTTGTGATAGATGTTGTCGGCAATTCTGAGGTCATAGGCACACTTCAGAGCAATGGAGCTGATGTGATGTGGGCGATCGCAGTGTTCAAGAGATAGACATGGGCTTCTTGCAACTCCTGCTAATCATTTTCATCACCATACTTTGTTGCTCTCTGTTGAAATATAGAAACAAACTCTCATTTTGCTTGTCTAATTGTCGTTCTCTCTCTAGATTTAGGGCATTTCCTCTTCTTGCATGTAATTTGAgtttaatctaaaaaaaataattttgattaattcagTTCAGTTTTGATTAAATATTCAGTCATGCTACCAACACCAAGTTCAAGGGGTTTTGGGGCTAATAGAGTGAAAAGGTATCTCGATTATCGATGAAGGAGAGGCATCTAGGATCTATAAGGGTGGCCCTCGAGCTGTGTTGTAAAGATGCTTCTTAGATTGGAGCTTAGGTGATGACCCGAACGTGCATTTACACTCCAGCACTTGGCTAAGTTTGGACTTCAAAGGAGGTCTTTATTTAATCTGTGAGGTGCATTTCTATGATGTTGCAAGATGTTTTGGAGAAATACATACGGTAAGATCAAAAGAagaaactcaattttaaaaatccttgaaaaaaaaGATAACGTTAAAAAATAGTTGAAATCCCAAAGTAGAAGATCCAAAGTTTAGAAGCAAGTAGGCCCAAtagattgaaaaaatattaaagacTTGAGAAGATGACTGGTACCACAAACCAACAATGAGGCAAAAAGATGAAGCCTTGGATTTTTAAGGTAAGGCCGTAGTAGAAGAGTGAAGTTCTAGAATTGATCAATAGCTGATGCTAGCAGACAAGGACCAACATATATATAAACATGA encodes the following:
- the LOC122040860 gene encoding protein ASPARTIC PROTEASE IN GUARD CELL 1-like codes for the protein MAPCDSRILVWFLFCCCCLLQPLNSSAIVYNRSSSASYRTPLHGIELPANFMSFGSAASSGDSSCDRDRGESRASHVDERDGAAPALKLHLKHRDAEAAERSKKEALEDSSLRDGLRIQTLFRRITEKKNRIAASGIAAAAATADQSRIEVGQKETLAKSPELAGRLMAQVESGVTLGSGEYFIDVFVGTPPRHFSLILDTGSDLNWIQCLPCYDCFEQHGPVYDPAASSSYRNVSCGDSRCGLVSSPDPLRPCLAATGQDRPCPYFYWYGDRSNTTGDLALETFTMNLTGVGEFRRVDDVIFGCGHWNRGLFHGAAGLLGLGRGQLSFASQLRSLYGDIFSYCLVDRNSDLSVSSKLIFGEDDTVARNPLLNYTTFVAGKDSPVETFYYVQIKSILVGGEELAIPPTTWDIAKDSSGGTIVDSGTTLSYFAAPAYERIKEAFTKKVKYPAVTDFPVLDPCYNVSGAGKVEVPEFAILFADGAVWNFPPENYFIRLEPEEIMCLAVLPMPQSPLSILGNYLQQNFHILYDMKNSRLGFAPTRCAEM